The following proteins are encoded in a genomic region of Leucoraja erinacea ecotype New England chromosome 23, Leri_hhj_1, whole genome shotgun sequence:
- the LOC129708094 gene encoding LOW QUALITY PROTEIN: RING finger protein 222-like (The sequence of the model RefSeq protein was modified relative to this genomic sequence to represent the inferred CDS: deleted 1 base in 1 codon) → MSEEAGSECPICYEKVSRQNQSLRTLTCNHIFCHDCLVKTVINQQAQPKKVVCPVCRHVTFLTEGALGWVTRSKEDKQTLEIPLSAISPQSTSPPSGSVEVLPPPRRSFLRRWFASCPRTFSSTRRNPALGSSQIFVISGRGRPMSEEELRVPGDVVVLEHRRCRLRWVLVLLCFIIIGAVIAAILPWITSFK, encoded by the exons ATGTCGGAAGAGGCTGGGTCCGAATGCCCCATCTGTTACGAGAAGGTTTCTCGCCAGAACCAGTCGCTCAGGACGTTGACATGTAACCACATCTTCTGCCACGACTGTTTGGTGAAGACTGTGATCAACCAGCAAGCCCAGCCCAAGAAGGTGGTGTGCCCAGTGTGTCGACATGTCACCTTCCTC ACAGAAGGAGCTTTAGGCTGGGTAACCAGGAGCAAAGAAGACAAGCAGACTCTGGAGATCCCGCTGTCGGCCATCTCGCCCCAGTCCACAAGCCCGCCGTCCGGATCAGTCGAGGTGCTCCCTCCGCCCCGACGCTCCTTCCTCCGCCGCTGGTTCGCCTCCTGCCCGCGGACCTTCTCCTCCACGCGTCGGAACCCAGCGCTGGGGAGTAGCCAGATTTTCGTGATCAGTGGCCGGGGGAGGCCGATGAGTGAGGAGGAGTTGCGGGTCCCGGGAGATGTGGTGGTTCTGGAGCACAGACGGTGTCGACTGCGCTGGGTCTTAGTCCTTCTCTGCTTCATCATCATTGGGGCGGTGATCGCTGCCATTCTGCCCTGGATCACCTCCTTTAAATGA